The stretch of DNA gggaacagactgggaacagactgggaacagccCAGGAATAGACTgggaacagactgggaacagactgggaacggactgggaacagactgggaacagactgggaacagccccgggaacagactgggaacagccACGGGAACAGACTGGTAGCAGAGTGGGAACAGAGTgggaacagactgggaacagccacgggaacagactgggaacagactgggaacaaactgggaaCAGACCgggaacagactgggaacagactgggaacagactgggaacagccCCGGGAACAGCCCgggaacagactgggaacagactgggaacagACCCGGGAACAGACCGGGAACAGACAGGGAACAGCCCCGGGAACAGACTGGGAACGGACTGGGAACAGCCTCGGGAACAGTCTCTGAATACAGCTCTGGGAACAGCTTTTGGGAACAGCCTTTGGGAATAGAACAGCCTCTGGGAACAGCCTATGGGAACAGCCCCGGGAACAGCCTCTGGAAGCCGCCCTGGGAATAGCTCTGGCACCGCCCTCGCCTCCTGAGCAGTGCCCACGTCTCCACAAGGGACAGAGTTTATCCTACAAAGGCTTTTCCACGGGCAGAATAACAACCGTACTGGAGCAAAGGGGTCAGCTTTCCAGGGCCACGCACTGGACCACCGGGATGCAACCACTAATTATTGATTGGTACAAACGTGGGAATGATTTACTCAAAACAGTGTTGGATAAAGCAGCTGGGCCCCTGCTGTTTGGAGACGGatccctgcttgtcccagcagagAACAGAGGAGAGGGAGCAGAACACTGTCTCTGaacacgagacgcaggatggaaGCAGAGCCAGCACCCCGTGAGGCacctgagcagctctgggagcaaaGCCAGCCCTCCACAGGGCACCTGGTGCAGGTATTTCATGGGCTGGTGTTTCCAGAGGCTGATTTTGGAGGGAGCTGAACCAAGAGGTGAGTTCCTGAGCGCAGGAAATGGAGCCCTGGAGTGCAGTGCTGACGGGCCCTGAGACTGAGAGGGCACTGACAGCCGGGTCTGACAAATGGAACATGGAATCAGTGCATGGCCCTGGGGAACTCAGAACTCCTCTTCCTGAGCTCCCTGCCCGGGCCAGAGGGGCTGCTCAGTACCGCAGCAGCCGCCCCACACCGGCCTGATCTATAGTGTGCAGTAACAACCGCAACGACAGGGACGGCGGAGGTAAAAGTCTTATAAACACCCGGGGCGCTGTCGCAGCGGCACAGGGGCGCTCAGAGCCGGCACCAAGGAGGCCGCGGCCGGGACATCTCGCCCCGGTGGAGCCCGGTGTGTCCCACCGGGCCTGCACCGGGCCTGCACCGGGCCCCGCCCGTTGCTATGGGAACGAGccgttcccggtgtccccgtgtctcGGCCCCGCCGCTCCGCGCCCCCGGCACGATGGTTCCGCGGGGGGCGGTGACAGCGCGGGGGGAGCGCGGCCCCTTTAAGAGCGGCGCCGCCATGATCTGCCTGGTGCTGGGGCTCTTCGCCGGCCTCTTCCACAATGGTACGGAACGGAACGGGACCCGCGGCCGGGGTCTGAGGAGCAGGGACCCCCACTCCCCTTGTGCCTGAGGGCCAGGGACCTCCCTTCCCCGGGAGAGACCCCGCGGTTGAAGGCCCAGGCCAGGCcccgctgtccctgtgccctcagcggCCAgctccgccctgccctgccctcccctgcGGGAACCTGGGAACCCACTGTGCCCTGTACCCCCTTTGTCCCTCAGCTGAGGCCCTGCCACCCGCTGTGCCCGCTTGGCTGAGGGCCCGCAGGCGCCCCCTTCCCCCCTcagagctgtgccctgtccctgcagccctcgGCGGGGTCCATGAACGAACCTTCGTGGCCATCAAACCGGACGGGGTGCAGCGGCGCCTGGTGGGGGAGATCATCCGGCGCTTCGAGAGGAAGGGGCTGCAGCTGGTGGGGATGAAGCTGCTGCAGGTGAGGGCCGGGCCCAGCCAGCCTGGGGGTCCCTGGAGTGGAGGAGCCCCTCGGCCCCCCAGGCCGTGGCTGTGCTGGTGACTGCTGGGGTTCTGCCTGTAGAGCCTGCTGGTGTCACTCGCAGCTCAGAGGAGAGCTGGCACCGGGAGGGTGATTCCAGCTGTGGGGAACGTGTCTGCCCTTGGTTGTGCCCATACTCCAGGCTGGCACTGTAATCCAGCAGCTGGAAACGCCTGTctgtgtcaggctgctgctgtttcACTGCTGGAATTGGGCATCTGTGCAAGAGCTTCATTCTGTGAATTTCCTGCATCCCCGAGGTGCAGCCCTTGCCCGGGTGCCCCTGAGGGAGCAGACtgagctgtgtgctctgtgcaggcctcggaggagctgctgaaggaacaCTACAGCGCCCTGCGGGACCGGCCCTTCTACGGCCGCCTGGTGAAGTACATGAGCTCCGGGCCCATCGTGGCCATGGTGAGTGCTgccaagggacagggacacagtgccaGGTGTGTGCCTGCTGGCACAGTGGAAGTAAGGTGATATTGTTTTGCAGAGATAaccaaaaactccacaactttgtggaagttgtaaagccggtatgtttattacagcactggatgcatgtggagatttcTCTCTTTAAAAGACATGTGtacttctgggaacttcaggtccctttttatccccctctcaaatacatatacaTACAATGTCACAATTGGTTcacacatattcatttttacgaatttcgagtgacatttgctgctagttctttatcagaaagaattcttaaGTCAGGTTGACCTGTTCTCACAGCAATCTCTTTATCACTCTCTGTctcccccccttatctctgtccttcactgaagcagtttctctgagcctaggctttgcagtcaggctaaatagctatgttttctaaccacagactcaaagatgtacatttcacctaaatcaaaatggatttctactctggagaatttttactctgtctcaataTCCCCACTCAGAGGGTCTCTTGAAGCTGTTCTGAACTGCAGGGATGTTTTCTGTTGAACAttaaatcatagaattgtttaggttcgAAGGGATCCTTAAggtctcattccaccccctgccatggcaggagcaccttccactagaccaaggttgctccaagccctgtccagcctggccttgagcacttccagggatggggagaaatCCACTGACAATTTGGATTATTTTCCAAAATCAACTTTGGAAGAATAATTTGGAGACCCCCTTTGCTGTCTGTCACCAGGGTGGGGAGTTCAGCGGGCAGCTGTgacctgctggggcagctgtggaagCTGATCCTGCTTTTGCTCTCCTGTAGGTCTGGCAGGGCCTGGATGTGGTGAAAACCGTTCGCTCCATGATCGGGGAGACCAACCCAGCTGAGTCCAGGCCTGGCACCATCCGAGGAGACTTCTGTGTTGAAGTTGGCAAGTGAGAGCTGTGACTTTTTCTTccctcagtgtttcagggcatCCTGTCCAGGCATTCCTGTGCTAAGCCTGCCAGGAATGAGTCTGCATTCCCAGAGCAGAAGTTTTCCCTTTTGTGCTCAGACCAGAGCTGAGCTCTGCTTGCCAGGGTTGGCTTTAATAGGAGGAAGAGCCTGGGTTGTGTCTTTCCTTCCTCCTGAGTGCTCTGTTGAAAGCAGGTGGGCTTTGCCTGTTTTCCTCTGCTAATCAGGACTGTCAGGCTGTGAAGAGGAAGGGAGGCTCCCACTCAGTCCTTTCATGGGAGCAGGTGAATATCCATGGCTGGTGACCTTGGGTGGCCCCAGCCTGGCTCTTACTGAACCATCCTGCCTTAGATCTGTTTCCTGGTGTCTGACACCAACCCTGCTTTGATGGAAGGGGGAAAATCTGGAATCCCTGACATAAAAAATGCACATCTCAGAGCTACAGCCACTTGCAGCTTCTCCTGTAGCAAAAAAAAAGGTTCCTCAGCACAGGAGGGGGGAGTgctgggagctggcactgctggaagGATGAATGGTGTGGGATAGGAAGGGATATTGTGGTGTAGGAGCATCAGGGGGCAGGATGGTCAGGACAGAgtcagagatctctgcagccaggtcaggaacttggggtttattgcaaagggcctgggggcagggccctgctgggagctgccaaacacagctcagagcaggctgagagaagagaggggcagagagggtgagagggtgagagagcaagagggtaagagagcgaggttcccattacaatacaataaatcttcttctgtgttgaatattctcattctcagtaaccaatctagtacaatatacaaatcctatagcatttccatacagcctgtaagaatcactacattaccatactgtgctacattttaaaccctaaaaactcctctttaaaccccttctgccaagccagTAAGGTCTGCTGCGACCCTTAGACCTGCCTGCAAACAGAAGGtgttgttccagcaaaaaaagatcaccttcagccagccacaccattgttttcctgttgttcagtaagagatctcaaagcttgctttcatttcaatctca from Melospiza melodia melodia isolate bMelMel2 chromosome 18, bMelMel2.pri, whole genome shotgun sequence encodes:
- the LOC134426351 gene encoding nucleoside diphosphate kinase 3-like; this translates as MVPRGAVTARGERGPFKSGAAMICLVLGLFAGLFHNALGGVHERTFVAIKPDGVQRRLVGEIIRRFERKGLQLVGMKLLQASEELLKEHYSALRDRPFYGRLVKYMSSGPIVAMVWQGLDVVKTVRSMIGETNPAESRPGTIRGDFCVEVGKNVIHGSDSVESAQQEISLWFRPEELPCWEDTAARWIYE